Genomic segment of Triticum aestivum cultivar Chinese Spring chromosome 6A, IWGSC CS RefSeq v2.1, whole genome shotgun sequence:
AATTTGCGATAAATCATCACAGAGGGACACGGGAAATTTAAAAATACTCATGCCATAGACCGGAATGGCCTGAATAACAGATTTGATTTGAATTTCCTTTACCCCGTTGGAAGCATATTTTTCAACCCAGTCTTCCCCTCGCTTAATAGCTTTATCTTTGGTAGATTGAAATTTGCCTGCCTTCATACGACCTTCCGGCACTGGTAAACCCAGGTATTTATCATCAAATCCTTCACTTGAGATCTGAAGGATAATCAAAATGGACACCTGATCTTCCAAAGCAACTTTTTTCCCAAACAAAATGGAACATTTTTCTGGGCTTAACAATTGACCTGTACCCTCCTCATAAGCAGTCAAAATACCTTTGACGGCCAAAACTTGCTCCACAGAACCCTTAAAAAACAGAAGGTTGTCGTCAGCAAATAATAAATGAGAGATACCTGGAGCATATCTGTTCAAACGAAAATCTTGAATCACCCCTCTTGCCAAAGCATCATTAAAAAGCAAAGAAAGAGCTTCAGCCACAAAGAGAAACAAGTATGGTGATAATGGATCTCCTTGCCTAAGCCCACACGACGGATGAAAAGACTCCAGTAACTGCCCATTAAATCTCACTGAAAATTTTACTGATGTAACACACGCCATAATCCACTTTATCCAAGTTGGCGCAAAGCCATACGCTCCAAGCACACTTTCCAGAAACTTCCAGTCCACACGATCATACGCTTTGACAAGATCCAACTTATATGCACAATATTCACCACGACTATCTTTCAAAGTATTCAACGAATGCATACATTCAAAAGCGATGAGAGCATTATCAGAGATTAATCTTCCAGGAATGAAGGCACTTTGAGTAGGAGAAATTATACCATCCAAGAGGGGTCTCATTCTATTTACGAGGCACATGGAAATAATTTTATATATGACGTTGCAAAGGCTAATAGGTCGAAAATCCTTCATCTCTTGGGGATTCTTCACTTTCGGTATAAGAACAATGGTAGTATCATTAATCCCTTCGGGCATAATTCCTGAAAGAAAAAATTGCTGTACGGCACGAACGATATCTTCCTTTAACAAACCCCAGTTCCTCTGGAAGAATCTGGCTGGAAACCCATCAGGTCCTGGCGCCTTCAAAGGCCCAATTTGAAAAAGTGCGTCACTAatttcttgctcagaaaattgtttGCATAACTTCTCATTCATTTCATCATTCACCAACGGTTTAACAAGTGGAATAATACGAGATGGGTTAACTGTATGATCACAACAGTACAGGTTCTTGAAAAATAAGTTAGCGATACCTTTGATTTCATCCATATCCTGAGACAGAGATCCATCGCTTCTTTTAATAGCAGAAATATTATTCTTCTTCGCTCGCCAAGTGGCTTTCCTATGAAAAATTTAGTATTCCTATCCCCCCCATCTCATTTTGTCCAaacatgatctctgcttccacATAATTTTTCCTTTATTAGGAGCTCATCCATCTCTGATAGtattttcttcctctcctctattgCATTATGATCATTTCTCTTAAATAGCACATTTAACCTGTTACGCGCAGCTTCAAGCTTTTTTGGCAGATAGCCTATGTGAACCTTACTCCAACCATGAAGAGATTTCATCATCTTGTCCAAATTATTTGCCACATCTCCCAGATCATTGACGTGCAAACTTTTGTTCCAGCATGATTCAATATGTACTTTCAGTTCCGCTTCCTCTCTCTCCCAGTACGCTTCATATTTCAACTGTTTAACAAAAGGACTGGAGCGAGAGGCACCCATCAATTCAATAAGAATAGGACAATGATCAGATTTGGAACTAATAATATGAGAGACCTTGCAGTTGGGAAAAATAGAAGACCATTGAGGGCAAGCGACCGCACGGTCTAGCCTAACATTCACGTTTTTATTGCCTTCCTGCTTATTATTGTAAGTCCAAGGAACTCCGTGGAAACCCAAATCAAATAGGTTGCAATCAAAGAGAACTTCACGAAAATTAGCCATAAGTTTTTGCGCTCGCTTAATCCGAGAAAAGTGCTCATTCTGCCACATTGCCTCATTAAAATCCCCAACCATAAACCACGGCCCAGCCCCAAGAGGTTTAATTCGTCTTAACAGCTCCCACATCACATACCTTTGGCTCGCCTTCGGTTCCCCATAGACAAATGTACTTCTCCATTTACTTCCAGCACCATTGCAAATGTACATGTCGATGAAGTGTTCACCATATTTGTTCAACTCCAAAGTGTACAGATCATCCCAAAATACCGCTAGTCCACCACCTTTGCCTGGCACAGAAACAGAGAAAACATTTTTCATACCCAAGCGATACCGCAAACTCTCAACATATTCTTTATTTTGCCTTGTTTCGGAAAGAAAGATAACATTGGGTCGATGTGTCTTAGTGAGACAGACAAGCTCTTGGACTGTCCGAGGGCGACCCAACCCTCGACAGTTccaacatatcattttcatggctcCTGACGGGCGTCGTCAAGCGCGCCCGTCAGTTGACCGGCAGCCCCAGGGCCGGTAGCTTCCTTGGCAGTGTCCTCAACATCTCTCTCCTCCCCTACAGATTCTCTCCTTCTACCCTCAACCACCTCCTCACCACCATCTACTTCCTCTGTTACATGCACAGTAGACCCATCTAAGCCTACTACAGTTTCAACTCTCTCAACACACACTCTTTTACATGCCACACTCATATCTAAATCACCCCTAACCTCTATGCTATCAGTACTAGAGGTGTTCATGCTTATGATAAGGTCTTGGTCATCTTGACAGCGCCTCTTGCTACCCGCCGTACTTTCAAGCAGGGCAGCAAAGGCCGCCTTGCAAACCCATCAATTCATGTCCTATGCTTGAGGATGGTTGGTTTCCTCGTGTGTTTTCTCTGTTGCTTCAACCCACTCCCCCCACTCTGCCCGCCTGCCAGGCAACACGCCGTCGCTGCCCACTTCCTCCATCGCTATCTCTCTTCCTCATCTCATGGATGTACCATCTTCTTCCGAGCGCCGGCTTCGCTCCGCGCCATCCACCGACGAGGACGCCGGCCACCACCGCGAAGGGCACCGGTAGGACGGACCCTGCGCTGCGCCGCGACTGCATTCCTCTCACCCTCACCCCGGTCTCCGGCATTGTTGCGAGAAGAGAACCCCCACGGCCTGCTACCAGGAGAGTGGAAACTGCATGTTTCGGTGAGTCCAAGCTTGGATTTCTGTGCTGAAGGTTCGACCGTTGAGTAGAAAGCAAAATGATTTGGCAGCCCATCTGAATTTGGTTACAGATTTACAGGATCTGCTCCTAAGCCTGGAAAGGAAGTTCAGTCTAGTTCCAAGTTGGGCTGAGTGTCTGACATTCGCCGCCGGAGGAAGGAGCAAGACCTCCTAATCTGCGGCAATGCCACGCGTCCGACCCGGCTCGTCCTCCAGCACCGTCTCCTCACGCGCCAACCAGCTGCTAAACAAACTCAAGGATCATCTGGGCTCTGGGACGCTCCAGCCGGAGCGCGCACACCAACTGTTCGACAAATTGCTGCGCCAAACCGTTCCGGTATCAGCGTTCGCACTCAATGGCTTATTTGCCGCCCTCGCGCGTGCGCTGCCCTCCGCTGCCTGCACCGACGGCCCTGCTCTAGCCATTGCTCTCTTCAACCGCATGGCTCGAGAGGGCCGCCGGGTGATAGAGCCCAACATTTACACCTACAACATACTAATTGACTGCTGCTGCCGCTCGCGCCACCCTGACCTAGGTCCCGCCTTCTTCGGCTTCCTCCTCAAGACAGGCATCAAGGCGGACATCATCACCTTCAACAGCCTATTGAAGTGCCTCTGTGACATGATGCAGATGGAGGAGGCCCTCAACATGCTGCTCTACAGGATGCCTGAGCTGCCTGATAGCATCTCCTACTCAATAATTATTAAGAGCTTATGTGACAATGGGAGGAGCCAATGTGCACTTGACCTGCTCCGGATGAAGGCCAAAAAGGGAGCTGACCACTACCCTGGATTGGTGGCATACAACAGGGTAATCAATGGCTTAATTAAGGAGGGTGAACTAAGCAAAGCATGCTCTCTATTCCATGAAATGATGCAGCAGGGGGTCGTGCCTAATGTGGTGACGTATAGCTCCATTATCGATGCATTGTGCAAAGCAGGAGCAATGGACAAGGCAGAGGTGGCCCTTCGACAAATGGTTGGTAATGGTGTTCGACCGGATATTTTTACATATACTAGCCTGATCCATGGATATTCCATTTCAGGCCAGTTTGAAGAGGTCGTTAGGTTGTTGGAAAAATTGAGAAGTCAAGGTGTCAAACCAACTGTTTTTACCTGCAACACAGTCATGGACTACCTTTGCAAGCATGGAAAAATC
This window contains:
- the LOC123130311 gene encoding protein Rf1, mitochondrial, yielding MPRVRPGSSSSTVSSRANQLLNKLKDHLGSGTLQPERAHQLFDKLLRQTVPVSAFALNGLFAALARALPSAACTDGPALAIALFNRMAREGRRVIEPNIYTYNILIDCCCRSRHPDLGPAFFGFLLKTGIKADIITFNSLLKCLCDMMQMEEALNMLLYRMPELPDSISYSIIIKSLCDNGRSQCALDLLRMKAKKGADHYPGLVAYNRVINGLIKEGELSKACSLFHEMMQQGVVPNVVTYSSIIDALCKAGAMDKAEVALRQMVGNGVRPDIFTYTSLIHGYSISGQFEEVVRLLEKLRSQGVKPTVFTCNTVMDYLCKHGKIKEAAEFFYSMPEKGHKPNIVSYSIMLYGYAKEGSLVEMTDLCELMARDGIVPDLHCLNILINAYAKCGMMDVAMLFFKDMLKQGVNPDEVTYLAVITGYCRVGMMDDAMEKFNEMIDMGVPRNSTVYRCMIQGYLNHGDFLKAKVLTTEMKTKGIHPRPRKSQRIDSGYLMTQLFTGA